The genomic window CACCCTGACATCATCACGTTGCTGTTAACATGACATATTGACGTTGCTACGATACCTGATTGGGGAAGGAGTCTTGGAGTACTGGCGTAATCGGGGGCGACGACCCCAACACTCCAGCACTCCAATCTTTCCCGTTCAGATATTGACGACGACCACACCCTTGGGTTCGAGATAGTAGTCGAGCGCTTCGGGGCCATGCTCGCGGCCGACGCCGCTCGACTTGACGCCGCCGAAAGGCAGTTCGTCGTAGCCGTAGTGGAGCGAGTTGACCCAGACGTTGCCGGCTTGGAGTTTGTCGATGGCTTTGTTGGCGTGCAGCAAATTCCGTGTCCAGATCGATGAGCCGAGACCGAACTCCGATGAGTTGGCTTTCTCCAACGCTTCATCGAGCGTCTTGAACGTGTAGACCGGCAGCGCGGGACCGAAGACTTCTTCCTTGGTCAGGCGCGAGTCTTCGGGCACGTTGGTCATCAGAGTCGGCAGATAGTAAAAGCCGTTGTCGAACTCGGCGCCCTTGGGGCGTTCGCCGCCGAACAGCACTTTGCCGCCGCGCGCTTTGGCGTCTTCGACTTGCTCTTCGACTTCTTGACGCTGGGAGCCGACGTGGATCGGACCCATGCGGGTCTCTTTGCTCATGCCGTTGCCGACGGTTTTCTTTTTCAAGATTTCCACCAAGGCGCCGATGAAATTGTCGGCGATGGATTCCTGCAGGAACAAGCGTTTCACGCCCAAACACATTTGGCCGCAATTGAAATATCTGCCGACGTCGGCCATCTTGACGGCCAAGTCGACGTTGCTGTCTTCCATGACGATCATCGGATCGCTGCCGCCGAGTTCCAACGTCACGCGCTTGATCTCGCGCCCGGCCACTTCCATGACATGACGGCCGACTGGCGTCGAACCGGTAAACGCAATGCGGCGCACGCGCGGGTTGCGCAGCAGCTCTTCGCCGACGCTGCCGCCGGGGCCGGTGACGATGTTGACCGTGCCCTTGGGCAACTGCTTTTGCGCTTTTCCTTCGCCGTAGGTCGCTTGGGCGATGAGCTCGATGACTTTGATGGTCGCCAGCGGCGTGGTGCTGGCCGGTTTGATGATGATCGTGTTGCCGGCGGCGAGCGCTGGACCTAATTTAGTTCCCATTAAAGTTAAGGGAAAATTCCACGGCACGATGCCGCCGCACACGCCGATGGGCTGGCGCACGACCATGCCGTAGGCGTTTTTTTGCGGCAGCGGGACATGCGAGCCGCGAACCTTCGACGCCAATCCCGCGTAAAATTCCAAGCCGTGCACCAGATGATGAATTTCCAAGCCGGCTTCGAACAGCGTCTTGCCCTGTTCTTGAGTGAGCAGCTGGGCGATTTCCGCGGTGTTCTTCTTGATCAGCTCGCCGGCGTTCATCAAGGCGTTGCCGCGATCTTCGGGCGAGACATCGGACCAAACTTTGAAAGCGTCTTCGGCGGCCGAGATCGCCTGCTGCACGTCTTTGTCGTTGCCTTGCGGCACCGTGTCGACGGTTGCGCCGGTGGCGGGATTTTTTACTTCAGCTGTGTTGTTAGTTACCGAACCGACGGACTCGCCGCCGATAAACATCTTGGCCATTAGAAACCTCCGGGGTAGTGAATTAGTGGTTAGTGAAATAGTGAGTTAGGGGTCAGTGAATTAGTGACGGGAGCGTCCGAAGCTAATTCACTAAATCACTAACCCCTAATTCACTGGTTGTTTACTTGCCTGTGAACTTCGCCGTTCTTTTTTCGAGATACGCTTTGACGCCTTCCTGGCCGTCTTCGCTGGCGAAGGTTTGCGCCAACAGTTCGCGCTCGAAAGCTAGACCATCGGGCAACGACAGTTCGAGACCGGTGGTGATGGCGCGTTTTACTTTGCCGACGGCCAAGCTGCTCTTGTTGGGCACGATGAACTGTTTGGCGTAGTCCATCACTTGATCCATGAAGCCTTCTTTTTCGTAAATGTAATGGACCAGGCCCATATCGAGGGCTTCTTCGAAGGCGATGGTTTTGCCGGTGAAGCACAGCTCCATGGCTTTGGCTTTGCCGACCAAGCGCGGCAGGCGCTGGGTGCCGCCCATGCCGGGCATGACGCCCAAGTTGATTTCCGCCAAGCCCATCTTGCCGCCTTCTTTTTTGGCGATGCGGATGTCGCAGGCCATGGCGATTTCCAAACCGCCGCCGACGGCGTGGCCGTTGATCGCGGCGATGATGATCTTCGGCGTGTTCTCCAAGCGCATCAACACTTCGTGGCCGTGCAGGGCGAAATTATTTTTGAAGCCGAGCGTCTGGTTCGCCAGCATGTTGATGTCGGCGCCGGCGGAGAAAAACTTTTCGACCTTGCCGGTGATGACGATGGCGTGCACGTCGTCGTTGAAGCGCGCCTCGAGAATCGCCGCGTCCAATTCTTTGAGTAAGTCCGTGGTGTAACTGTTGACCGGCGGGCGGTTGATTTCCAGCACCGCGATGCCGCCGTCAATTCGGGAATCGATCATTGCCATAACTGCTGCCTCCTACTTTAAAATCAAGTAAATTAACTAGCTGGCATCCCCTCGTAAGTCAAGGTTGTCCGCGGCTAATTGGCGGTTGGAATGTCGACATTTCTATGACATCACTAGGCGAAAATCCCGCGGCAAGGATTTAGTTTTGGCGAAACAAGATCGACACGATGCGCAGCTCAAGAAGGGTTTGGCGACGCTCGCTGAGTTGGGCTTCGCGACCGACCGTCCGGTAGCCGAAACGGTGGTGCAATTGAAAGCGGTGATCGGCAAGTCGATCGAAAGC from Deltaproteobacteria bacterium includes these protein-coding regions:
- a CDS encoding enoyl-CoA hydratase/isomerase family protein, which encodes MAMIDSRIDGGIAVLEINRPPVNSYTTDLLKELDAAILEARFNDDVHAIVITGKVEKFFSAGADINMLANQTLGFKNNFALHGHEVLMRLENTPKIIIAAINGHAVGGGLEIAMACDIRIAKKEGGKMGLAEINLGVMPGMGGTQRLPRLVGKAKAMELCFTGKTIAFEEALDMGLVHYIYEKEGFMDQVMDYAKQFIVPNKSSLAVGKVKRAITTGLELSLPDGLAFERELLAQTFASEDGQEGVKAYLEKRTAKFTGK
- a CDS encoding aldehyde dehydrogenase; its protein translation is MAKMFIGGESVGSVTNNTAEVKNPATGATVDTVPQGNDKDVQQAISAAEDAFKVWSDVSPEDRGNALMNAGELIKKNTAEIAQLLTQEQGKTLFEAGLEIHHLVHGLEFYAGLASKVRGSHVPLPQKNAYGMVVRQPIGVCGGIVPWNFPLTLMGTKLGPALAAGNTIIIKPASTTPLATIKVIELIAQATYGEGKAQKQLPKGTVNIVTGPGGSVGEELLRNPRVRRIAFTGSTPVGRHVMEVAGREIKRVTLELGGSDPMIVMEDSNVDLAVKMADVGRYFNCGQMCLGVKRLFLQESIADNFIGALVEILKKKTVGNGMSKETRMGPIHVGSQRQEVEEQVEDAKARGGKVLFGGERPKGAEFDNGFYYLPTLMTNVPEDSRLTKEEVFGPALPVYTFKTLDEALEKANSSEFGLGSSIWTRNLLHANKAIDKLQAGNVWVNSLHYGYDELPFGGVKSSGVGREHGPEALDYYLEPKGVVVVNI